In Drosophila santomea strain STO CAGO 1482 chromosome 3L, Prin_Dsan_1.1, whole genome shotgun sequence, a single window of DNA contains:
- the LOC120449958 gene encoding glutaminyl-peptide cyclotransferase — MPCQRGLIALICLTIIVVITTICQSFHTNFLTVGRNGTLRYEPTELDLGQMRFLARLSDSESLRQTVQRIAIKRVPSTSGHSKVRNYIVDYLKKLNWNVELDIFTQKVPIMSAVTFHNIVARQNPRAKRYLMFGCHYDSKYFKDFDFMAATDSAVSCALMLNMATILRNQFHNRSDISLMLVFFDGEEAFGEWSAEDSLYGSRHLAELWEQHGFLDRIDIFLLLDLIGAKDVVFKMNIPSTSGWFRRLVQLEKKLFQAGILPPERPLFKFEPGTDIDDDHLPFVRRNVPVIHLISNKYPAVWHLAEDLERNVDYNTTEQVALVLRMFVMEYLSSAPSASNTVYQ; from the coding sequence ATGCCTTGCCAGCGAGGTCTCATAGCATTGATCTGTCTCACGATCATAGTGGTTATTACGACCATCTGCCAATCTTTTCATACGAATTTTCTAACAGTGGGCCGCAATGGAACGTTGAGATATGAGCCCACTGAACTGGATCTTGGCCAGATGCGATTTCTCGCCAGACTCTCTGATTCTGAAAGTCTTCGCCAAACTGTGCAAAGGATTGCGATTAAGAGGGTACCAAGCACTTCGGGACATTCGAAAGTGAGAAACTACATAGTGGATTACCTGaagaaactaaactggaacgTAGAACTAGACATTTTTACCCAAAAAGTGCCTATTATGAGTGCCGTAACCTTCCACAATATTGTGGCACGTCAGAATCCTCGGGCCAAAAGATACCTAATGTTTGGCTGCCACTATGACAGCAAGTATTTCAAGGATTTTGATTTTATGGCTGCCACGGACTCGGCAGTTTCCTGTGCTCTGATGTTAAATATGGCAACAATTTTGAGAAACCAGTTTCATAATCGTTCCGATATCAGCTTAATGCTGGTCTTCTTTGACGGCGAGGAGGCATTTGGGGAATGGTCGGCGGAGGATTCACTCTATGGCTCCAGACACTTGGCGGAGCTGTGGGAGCAGCACGGTTTCCTGGATAGAATAGACATCTTCCTGCTGCTGGATCTCATTGGAGCCAAGGATGTGGTCTTTAAGATGAACATTCCAAGTACTTCTGGCTGGTTCCGCCGACTTGTCCAGCTGGAGAAGAAGCTATTCCAGGCGGGCATCCTGCCACCAGAACGTCCACTCTTCAAGTTTGAGCCCGGCACAGATATTGATGATGACCACCTGCCCTTCGTGCGACGCAACGTTCCGGTTATCCATCTAATTTCCAATAAATACCCAGCAGTTTGGCATCTAGCTGAAGACTTGGAAAGGAACGTGGATTACAATACTACGGAGCAAGTGGCTCTTGTTCTGCGAATGTTTGTCATGGAATACCTCAGCTCGGCACCTTCTGCATCAAATACCGTTTACCAGTAA